A genomic region of Pseudomonas frederiksbergensis contains the following coding sequences:
- the gabD gene encoding NADP-dependent succinate-semialdehyde dehydrogenase, with protein MQLKDTLLFRQQAFIDGDWVDADNGQTINVTNPATGEILGTVPKMGAAETRRAIEAADKALPAWRALTAKDRANKLRRWFELIIENQDDLARLMTLEQGKPLAEAKGEIVYAASFIEWFAEEAKRVYGDVIPGHQPDKRLIVIKQPIGVTAAITPWNFPAAMITRKAGPALAAGCTMVLKPASQTPFSAFALAELAQRAGIPKGVLSVVTGSAGDIGSELTSNPIVRKLSFTGSTEIGRQLMAECAKDIKKVSLELGGNAPFIVFDDADLDKAVEGAIISKYRNNGQTCVCANRLYIQDSIYDAFAEKLKVAVAKLKIGNGLEEGTTTGPLIDGKAVAKVQEHIADALSKGATLLAGGKVMEGNFFEPTILTNVPKNAAVAKEETFGPLAPLFRFKDEAEVIAMSNDTEFGLASYFYARDLGRVFRVAEALEYGMVGVNTGLISNEVAPFGGIKASGLGREGSKYGIEDYLEIKYLCLGI; from the coding sequence ATGCAGCTTAAAGACACCCTGTTGTTCCGCCAGCAAGCCTTCATTGATGGCGACTGGGTCGATGCGGACAATGGTCAGACGATCAACGTCACCAACCCGGCAACGGGCGAAATTCTGGGCACCGTGCCAAAAATGGGCGCTGCCGAAACCCGCCGTGCGATCGAAGCTGCCGACAAGGCGCTGCCGGCCTGGCGTGCACTGACCGCCAAGGACCGCGCGAACAAGCTGCGTCGCTGGTTCGAACTGATCATTGAGAACCAGGACGACCTGGCTCGCCTGATGACTCTGGAGCAGGGCAAGCCATTGGCTGAAGCCAAGGGCGAAATCGTTTACGCCGCGTCCTTCATCGAATGGTTCGCCGAAGAAGCCAAGCGTGTCTACGGTGACGTGATTCCGGGCCACCAGCCAGACAAGCGCCTGATCGTGATCAAGCAGCCAATCGGCGTGACCGCTGCGATCACTCCGTGGAACTTCCCGGCTGCCATGATCACCCGTAAAGCCGGCCCGGCACTGGCCGCCGGCTGCACCATGGTGCTCAAACCTGCTTCGCAAACGCCTTTCTCTGCCTTCGCCCTGGCTGAACTGGCCCAGCGTGCCGGTATCCCGAAAGGCGTGCTGAGCGTCGTCACCGGCAGCGCCGGCGACATCGGCAGCGAGCTGACCAGCAACCCGATCGTGCGCAAGCTGTCCTTCACCGGCTCGACTGAAATCGGTCGTCAGCTGATGGCCGAATGCGCCAAGGACATCAAGAAAGTGTCCCTGGAACTGGGCGGCAACGCACCGTTCATCGTGTTTGACGACGCGGACCTGGATAAGGCCGTCGAAGGCGCGATCATTTCCAAATACCGCAACAACGGCCAGACCTGCGTCTGCGCCAACCGTCTGTACATTCAGGATTCGATCTACGACGCGTTCGCTGAAAAACTCAAAGTGGCCGTGGCCAAACTCAAGATCGGCAACGGTCTGGAAGAAGGCACCACCACTGGCCCGCTGATCGACGGCAAAGCCGTGGCCAAGGTTCAGGAGCACATTGCTGACGCCCTGAGCAAAGGCGCGACGCTGTTGGCCGGTGGCAAGGTCATGGAAGGCAACTTCTTCGAACCGACCATCCTGACCAACGTGCCGAAAAATGCTGCGGTGGCCAAGGAAGAAACCTTCGGTCCATTGGCGCCACTGTTCCGCTTCAAAGACGAAGCCGAAGTGATCGCGATGTCGAACGACACCGAGTTCGGTCTGGCCTCGTACTTCTATGCGCGTGACCTGGGTCGTGTGTTCCGTGTGGCTGAAGCCCTGGAATATGGCATGGTCGGCGTCAACACCGGGTTGATCTCCAACGAAGTCGCGCCGTTCGGTGGCATCAAGGCCTCGGGCCTGGGCCGTGAAGGCTCCAAGTACGGCATCGAAGATTACCTGGAAATCAAATACCTCTGCCTGGGCATCTGA
- a CDS encoding type II toxin-antitoxin system prevent-host-death family antitoxin, whose product MEQLLASRSVSITELKRSPSTVIEQAGSEPVAVLNHNRPAAYLLPQAAYQRLLDRLQAAENRS is encoded by the coding sequence ATGGAGCAACTACTCGCTAGCCGCTCAGTCAGCATCACGGAACTCAAGCGCAGCCCGAGCACCGTGATCGAGCAGGCAGGGTCTGAGCCCGTCGCAGTGCTCAATCATAACCGCCCAGCGGCCTATCTATTACCCCAAGCGGCTTATCAACGGCTTCTGGATCGGTTGCAGGCTGCGGAAAACCGTTCGTGA
- a CDS encoding winged helix-turn-helix domain-containing protein: MLTFRADPAQLVEAFGDAARPLFADKSLTTQETTQKTVQGQIVAVLRQQPTTTRRELAKQLGLSPDGVKYHLDKLRAAGVIRHVGPTKSGHWEVLK, translated from the coding sequence ATGCTCACCTTCCGAGCCGATCCTGCGCAGCTGGTTGAGGCTTTCGGGGATGCAGCACGACCGCTGTTTGCGGACAAATCACTGACTACCCAAGAAACTACCCAGAAAACGGTGCAAGGGCAGATCGTGGCTGTGTTGCGTCAGCAGCCGACGACCACCCGGCGCGAGCTGGCGAAACAACTCGGCCTGAGCCCTGATGGCGTCAAATATCATCTGGACAAACTGCGGGCAGCCGGGGTGATCCGGCATGTGGGCCCAACGAAAAGCGGACACTGGGAAGTGCTCAAATGA
- a CDS encoding transglycosylase SLT domain-containing protein, whose protein sequence is MHGRFLIVLIALGLLAGCSTTPPREQSNLCSIYRQYPAWYKDSLKMEKAWGLPPHVAMAIIKQESSFVHDALPPRDYLLWVIPWGRVSSAYGYAQAQDPVWGEYKSATGNGGSRDNFDDAIMFVGWYVAGTQRQLGVSKWDAYSQYLAYHEGRGGFSRQSYLQKPWLMQVARKVEQQAKDYGWQLRQCRTELESNRSWW, encoded by the coding sequence TTGCACGGACGTTTTTTAATAGTACTCATCGCATTGGGCCTGTTGGCAGGCTGCTCAACGACACCGCCCAGAGAGCAAAGCAACCTTTGCAGCATCTACCGCCAATACCCGGCCTGGTACAAAGATTCGCTGAAAATGGAGAAAGCCTGGGGCCTGCCGCCCCATGTGGCGATGGCGATCATCAAGCAGGAAAGCAGCTTTGTGCACGATGCCCTTCCGCCTCGCGACTATTTGCTGTGGGTCATTCCCTGGGGACGGGTCAGCTCGGCGTATGGCTATGCCCAGGCGCAAGATCCGGTGTGGGGCGAGTACAAGAGTGCGACCGGCAACGGTGGTTCGCGTGACAACTTTGACGACGCGATCATGTTCGTTGGCTGGTACGTCGCCGGCACTCAGCGCCAGTTGGGGGTTTCCAAGTGGGATGCCTACAGCCAGTACCTTGCCTACCATGAAGGACGTGGCGGGTTCAGTCGCCAGAGCTACCTACAGAAACCCTGGTTGATGCAAGTGGCGCGCAAGGTCGAGCAGCAGGCGAAAGATTATGGCTGGCAACTCAGGCAGTGCAGGACAGAATTAGAGAGCAACCGCAGCTGGTGGTAG
- a CDS encoding AlbA family DNA-binding domain-containing protein, protein MSEHQQREWKAVWRDEYLKWICGFANAKGDVLEIGRNDAGVPLPGLTLDDCPPAALQGFRTRSTRCWLRRFSAPATWSPGAGASSKSSVSAASTTFRRHCLTAVCRG, encoded by the coding sequence ATGAGCGAACACCAGCAGCGGGAATGGAAGGCCGTGTGGCGCGACGAATATCTGAAATGGATATGCGGTTTCGCCAATGCCAAGGGTGACGTGCTGGAAATTGGTCGCAACGATGCCGGCGTGCCGCTGCCTGGCCTCACCCTCGATGACTGCCCGCCCGCCGCGCTGCAAGGGTTTCGCACCCGTTCAACCCGCTGCTGGCTTCGGCGTTTTTCCGCGCCGGCTACGTGGAGTCCTGGGGCCGGGGCATCGAGTAAATCCTCAGTGAGTGCCGCAAGCACGACATTCCGCCGCCACTGTTTGACAGCAGTCTGTCGGGGCTGA
- the gabT gene encoding 4-aminobutyrate--2-oxoglutarate transaminase, protein MSKTNASLMKRREAAVPRGVGQIHPIFADSAKNATVTDVEGREFIDFAGGIAVLNTGHLHPKIIAAVTAQLNKLTHTCFQVLAYEPYVELCEKVNAKVPGDFAKKTLLVTTGSEAVENAIKIARAATGRAGVIAFTGAYHGRTMMTLGLTGKVVPYSAGMGLMPGGIFRALYPNELHGVSIDDSIASIERIFKNDAEPRDIAAIIIEPVQGEGGFYVAPKAFMTRLRALCDQHGILLIADEVQTGAGRTGTFFAMEQMGVAADLTTFAKSIAGGFPLAGVCGKAEYMDAIAPGGLGGTYAGSPIACAAALAVMEVFEEEHLLDRCKAVGERLVTGLKAIQAKYPVIGEVRALGAMIAVELFENGDSHKPNAAAVAQVVAKARDKGLILLSCGTYGNVLRVLVPLTSPDEQLDKGLAIIEECFSEL, encoded by the coding sequence ATGAGCAAGACCAACGCATCCCTGATGAAACGCCGCGAAGCCGCTGTACCACGCGGTGTTGGCCAGATTCACCCGATCTTCGCCGACTCCGCGAAGAACGCCACCGTGACCGACGTTGAAGGTCGCGAGTTCATCGACTTCGCCGGCGGTATCGCCGTGCTGAACACCGGTCACCTGCACCCGAAAATTATCGCCGCGGTGACCGCGCAGCTGAACAAGCTGACTCACACCTGCTTCCAGGTATTGGCTTACGAACCGTACGTAGAACTGTGCGAGAAAGTGAACGCCAAGGTTCCTGGTGATTTCGCCAAGAAAACCCTGCTGGTGACCACCGGCTCCGAAGCTGTGGAAAACGCCATCAAGATCGCCCGTGCCGCCACGGGTCGTGCCGGCGTGATCGCCTTCACCGGCGCTTACCACGGTCGCACCATGATGACCCTGGGCCTGACCGGTAAAGTCGTGCCTTACTCGGCCGGCATGGGTCTGATGCCAGGCGGCATCTTCCGCGCGCTGTACCCGAACGAGCTGCATGGCGTGAGCATCGACGATTCGATCGCCAGCATCGAGCGCATCTTCAAGAACGACGCCGAGCCGCGTGACATCGCTGCCATCATCATCGAGCCGGTTCAGGGCGAAGGTGGTTTCTACGTCGCGCCTAAAGCGTTCATGACGCGTCTGCGCGCCCTGTGCGACCAGCACGGTATTCTGTTGATCGCTGACGAAGTACAAACCGGCGCTGGCCGTACCGGCACCTTCTTCGCCATGGAACAGATGGGTGTTGCTGCCGACCTGACCACCTTCGCCAAATCCATCGCTGGCGGCTTCCCGCTGGCCGGTGTGTGCGGCAAGGCTGAATACATGGACGCCATCGCTCCAGGCGGCCTGGGCGGCACTTACGCCGGTAGCCCGATCGCTTGCGCCGCTGCGCTGGCGGTGATGGAAGTGTTTGAAGAAGAGCACCTGCTGGATCGCTGCAAAGCGGTCGGCGAGCGCCTGGTGACTGGCCTCAAAGCCATTCAGGCCAAGTACCCGGTGATCGGTGAAGTACGTGCCCTGGGCGCGATGATCGCGGTTGAACTGTTCGAAAACGGCGACAGCCACAAGCCTAACGCCGCCGCCGTCGCCCAAGTTGTGGCCAAGGCGCGCGACAAGGGCCTGATCCTGCTGTCGTGCGGCACTTACGGCAACGTATTGCGCGTACTGGTACCGCTGACTTCGCCGGACGAGCAACTGGACAAAGGTCTGGCGATTATCGAAGAGTGCTTCTCCGAGCTCTGA
- a CDS encoding AraC family transcriptional regulator ligand-binding domain-containing protein, with protein MCEMDKITREEANQPARRFHRGQLGQVLERVLHKQTRSNRRDYSLLELEQLWTAAAQQDPAIGLHLFAGFTPQDCHVLTYICTYCPDVSAAIQCWGDYAGLASDMDSVKLISDAHGLGVELRIDAPVKLARYVVEHYCVMAVTQLRKATGEPVQPVLAHFAHPRPIYHAEYARWFGDNIVFESAHNCLYFDQAILRLPLLTRHDGMAELLRSEMDRRIARHLQLNGWTGKVAAGMRQSLARGVVPSLENQAEALHQSPRTLRRRMGEQGMTFRLLLDLVRAELEQHLEFLGENRAQIASQLGYGDLAAYLHARKRWRHE; from the coding sequence ATGTGCGAAATGGACAAAATCACTCGAGAAGAGGCCAATCAGCCAGCCCGTCGCTTTCATCGGGGTCAGCTCGGACAGGTCCTGGAACGTGTACTGCATAAGCAGACACGCAGTAACCGGCGCGATTACAGCCTGCTTGAGCTTGAGCAATTGTGGACGGCGGCGGCACAACAAGATCCCGCCATTGGCTTGCACCTTTTCGCCGGGTTCACCCCGCAGGACTGCCACGTGCTGACGTACATCTGTACGTATTGCCCGGACGTCAGCGCAGCTATTCAGTGCTGGGGTGACTATGCAGGGCTGGCCTCGGACATGGACAGCGTCAAACTGATCAGCGATGCCCATGGCCTGGGCGTAGAGCTGCGTATCGACGCCCCCGTCAAACTGGCCCGCTACGTGGTGGAACATTACTGCGTGATGGCCGTGACCCAACTGCGCAAAGCCACGGGCGAACCTGTCCAGCCGGTGCTGGCTCACTTCGCCCATCCGCGGCCGATCTACCACGCCGAATACGCCCGATGGTTTGGGGATAACATCGTGTTTGAGAGCGCGCATAACTGCCTGTATTTCGACCAGGCCATCTTGCGGTTACCCTTGCTGACGCGACACGACGGGATGGCGGAGTTGTTGCGCAGTGAGATGGACCGACGGATCGCACGGCATCTCCAACTCAACGGCTGGACCGGAAAAGTAGCGGCCGGCATGCGACAAAGCCTGGCGCGCGGCGTGGTGCCCAGCCTGGAAAATCAGGCAGAGGCGCTACACCAGAGTCCGCGTACCCTGCGTCGTCGCATGGGAGAGCAAGGCATGACGTTCCGCCTGCTGCTGGACCTGGTGAGAGCCGAGCTGGAGCAGCATCTTGAGTTTCTGGGTGAGAACCGCGCGCAAATTGCCAGTCAACTGGGCTACGGGGACCTGGCTGCCTATCTGCATGCGCGTAAACGATGGAGGCATGAGTGA
- the pgaD gene encoding poly-beta-1,6-N-acetyl-D-glucosamine biosynthesis protein PgaD, producing the protein MNIIRTRQRPFLVVIDAFFTVLAWIGLLYLLVRGLWPLLDPQEGQRVESSMLDALGTLQIYLWVALLNAVILIGWARYQQRKSKGFAKRRMPAPVVDDDGLKQSFKLTGERLVQLRHPGILVIHNDEAGDVSNVVTRFLRIDPHTQKQLLAPASLAEQQAMLSAGNVDRAPLM; encoded by the coding sequence ATGAACATCATCAGAACCCGTCAACGGCCATTCCTGGTGGTCATCGACGCTTTTTTCACCGTGCTGGCCTGGATCGGCTTGCTGTATCTGCTGGTGCGCGGCCTCTGGCCGTTGCTCGATCCCCAAGAGGGGCAGCGTGTTGAATCGTCGATGCTCGACGCCCTCGGCACGCTGCAAATCTACCTGTGGGTGGCGCTGCTCAACGCGGTGATCCTGATCGGCTGGGCGCGTTACCAGCAGCGCAAAAGCAAAGGCTTCGCCAAGCGACGCATGCCGGCACCGGTGGTCGACGACGATGGCTTGAAGCAGAGTTTCAAGCTGACCGGCGAACGGCTGGTACAGCTCCGTCATCCGGGGATTCTGGTCATTCACAATGACGAGGCCGGCGACGTCAGCAACGTGGTCACGCGCTTCCTGCGCATCGATCCACACACGCAAAAGCAGCTGCTTGCGCCAGCATCGCTGGCGGAACAGCAGGCGATGCTCTCGGCGGGCAACGTTGATCGGGCACCGCTGATGTGA